The sequence below is a genomic window from Aureispira sp. CCB-E.
TATTTGGGCAAAAGCACGAGGAACAGATCATCCAGATTTTGCCTATGCACTCAATAATTTGGCCCTCTTTCATTCTGATATGGGGAATTTTGACTTAGCGCTACCGCTCTTAATTCAAGCCAAAGATATTTTCAAAAAAGCCCTAGGAGAAGAACACTCTCAGTACGCTATGTCCCTCAATGGTCTTGCTTTTTTATATCAAAATATAGGAGATGTCGATTCAGCTCTGCCTCTTTTGCTTCAAGCTAAAAGTATTTTCAAAAAAACTTTAGGAGAAGAACACCCTGAATTTGCTGTATTTTTAAACAACTTGGCTAATCTATATTCAGAAATAGGTATTTTTGACTTGGCATTGCCTAGTTTAGTTCAAGCTACAAATATCTTTCAAAAAACGCTTGGAAAAGAACACTCAAAATTTGCACTTTCCCTTGATAATCTGGCTAATTTGCACTCTAGTATGGGAAATTTTGATTTGGCACTACCACTCCTTATTCAATCTAAAAATATTTTTCAAAAAACGCTTGGGAAAAAACATACTCGATTTAGTATGTCTCTTAATAATTTGGTGGATTTGTATCTCCAAATGGAAAATTTTGATTTGGCTTGGAAGGTGCTACAACAAGCTATGAATTCTAGTTTGGGCACTTCCCTAAAGCATACCTTCAGTCAAGAGTGGTCAGAAAATGTGATTGCAACATCTTTTCATTCCAATGAACACATTGATAACATGATTACTTCTTTAGAGCATGCCTATTGGTTCTTGGAAAAAGATACTAGAATTGAGCATCGTACATCCAAACAAATTATAGTGGCAGATTTAGCTTTTACTCTATTATCAAAAGCCAGAAATCGAGTTTTCAACGAAAAAGACAAATTGCGAATGCTCGCAAAAAGTGACGATTGGTTACAAAGAAGCCTGCATTTGCTATCCCCTTCAAAAGATAATGAAAGGGCATTTCATCTTAGCGACCAAAACAAATCGGTGCTACTTTTGCAAGCCACTAGGTCAGAAAATGCTTATCACTTGGGTGAACTACCCAAATCTCTTATCAGAATATCCAAAGAAATACTCCGAAAACAAAGCGAACTTCAAGCTAAGTTAATGGAAAAACGTTCTGCAAAAGAAAAAGATAGCCTTTTAAACGAATTAAATCAGATTAACCAAGAAATTAGTGATTTTGAAAAAATGCTTGAAGAAAAGTTTCCTAAATATCACAAATTAAAGTATCAGCCAAACGATGCCAAAGTCTCCGACATCCAATCGCTTTTAGATAAACATACGGCTTTATTACAGTATGTGATTAGCGACTCTTTGGTACACATTTTTTTAGTAGATAAACAAGAAGTACGTTGGGAAAAATCATTGATTAGTCGCTCCAAATTAAAAGAACAGATCAGCATTTTGCACAACTCCTTGAGTACGTATACCCCAATGACTCAAGAAGAACATGCTTACCAAAACTACACCCAAACCGCACATTGGTTTTATCAACACCTTATCGCTCCTGTATTACAAAATAAGCCTAACATTTGCAACTTAATCGTTGTTAGTGATGGAGAATTAGGGCATCTACCATTCGAAGTTTTTCTAAAAACTTCCGCTTCAAAAACGTTTATAGATTATCATAACCTTGATTATTTGGTGAATCATTATAACATTTCGTACAACCATTCTGCTGCTCTTTGGAGAGAGAACAAGGAAGCCCCTACTCCTATGAATAATGGTCAAATTTTAGCTGTTGCTGCCAATTATAACATTCGGCTATCTTCTAAAACAGCAAACACAAGACTCCCTTCAAATCAATTACTTAGAAAAGGACTACCTCCACTTCCTTCCGCCCGTAAGGAAGTAGAAACACTACAAAAACAATATCGAGGCTTTTTTGCTTTTGATAGCATTGCTTCTGAAAAAATAGTCAAGGAAAAAGCAAGTGAGTATGCCATTCTACATTTTGCGGTTCATGGAATTTTAGATAACAAAAGACCTGTTCTTTCTTCATTAGCATTTACAGAAGATAATGACAGCATAGAGTCTAATTTTTGGCAAGCACACGAAATATCAAAAATGCAGCTCAATGCCAATCTTGTAGTACTTTCTGCTTGTCAAACAGGTTATGGAAAGTTTGAAAAAGGAAATGGTGTAGCTTCTCTAGCCAGAGCGTTTATGTACGCAGGTGCTTCTGCTTTGATTGTTTCTCTTTGGCAAGTCAACGATTACATTACATCTGAAATTATGAAGAACTTATATAAAAATTTGGCAAACGGTATACCCAAAGACCAAGCACTTCGACAAGCTAAATTGCAATACATGGATTCGGTTGAAGGTTCTTTAGCCCATCCTTCCTTTTGGTCTCCTTTTATTATGATTGGAAATACCGCCCCTTTATCCATCAAAAAGAAAAACAACTTTACTTTTTATTGGGGTACTGGACTTCTAGGTTTACTGTTGGCTGCTGGGCTCTTCTTGGTAAAAAAATCGAAGTAACACAACAAGGTTCGTCCCTAATATTATCACTACAATTACCCCTCTTGTAATTCTTTTTTAGGGTATAATTTTGAAAAGAACCAGCCTACAATCATTGCTATTAAAAATGAAGGTGCCAAAACATCGAGTTTCTCAAAATAAGGCCCAATGCCAGCTATATTCGCAACTACAAACTTAAAAAATGGTACACAGAGGAAGCCCGTTATCATTGAAGCAATAGCCCCTGCCTCTGAGTACCCTTTCCAAAACAGAGACAAAATAATAACAGGACAAAAAGAAGCCGCTATCCCCGACCATCCAAATATAACCATCCAAAAAACAGTTCGATTAGGAGAATTAACAGCAATAACTAAAGCTATTATCAAAGCAAGAATAGCCATTAAGAAAGTTACTCTCCTTGATATTTTTGTCAATGCTTCATCAGGGATTTCAGGATTAAATATTTTTTGGTAGAAATCTCTAGTAATTGCACTAGAAGCAATAATTAGCAGAGAATCAATCGTGGACATTATCGCAGAAAGAACCACAGCAACATAAATTGCAACCAATACATAAGGCAAAAAGTTTTCTGTCATAATAGACAATACATCTTCCCCTGCATTTCCTAATACAAGTTCAGGATCTTGACCACTCTCCGTGAATAGTATTCTTGCTAAAATTCCAATTGTTACAGCCGCAGCATCTGTTAATAAGGTGAAAATTATTGCTACCCATTTTCCCTTATCTATCTCCGCTTCGTCCTTAATTGACATAAAACGAACGTATACTTGAGGAGATCCCAAAAAACCTAAGCCAATCATAGCAAAGCCCAGCATAGTAGCAACGTTCATCCAAACATCATCGCTTGTCCCCCATATATTGGTCAAAGCAGGATCTATACTATTTAGGCTATTGATAATTCCTGCGCTCCCATCCATCGAAAAATAAACGACTACCGGTAGTAATAACAATCCAAAAAACATCAAAAGCCCTTGAAATAAATCCGACCATACTGCTGCTACAAATCCTCCAATAAAGATATAAGTCAATACAATAAAGAAACCAAGAATTGCTCCTGTGTAATAGTTCATACCGAGCATCGACTCAAACGCTTTCCCTGTGACATCTATTTGAGAGCTCACGTAGATGATAACAAAAATTGAAAGAATTGTTGAGGCTAAAACTCGAAGTGTTTTTGTTTTTGCTTTAAAATGTTCCTCCAAATAATCAGGAATTGTAATTGCGTGATAGGCATCTGTTTTCCTTTTAAATCGTTTGGCCATCAAACCCCAAGATATTGCTACACCCAAAACTTCTCCAACAACGACCCAATAAGTCGATAAACCAGAAATAGCTCCCATTCCTGTCAAACCTATCAATAGCCACCCTGACTCGCCTGTTGCTCTAGCTGAAAAAGCAACCGCCCAAAATCCCATATTTTTTCCACCTACATAAAAATCACTCATACTTTTCACTCTGCGAGAGGCAAAGTATCCAATAAGAAATAAAATAATGACATAAAGCCCTAAGGCTATCAATTTAGAAATTTCCATAAGTTGAGTTATTTATTGGTGAAAGCAATTGTTGAAAATATTTTATTTTTTGTCTAAATACTCCAACAATTGCTTAATAGGATTTCACTAAAATTAAGTTGTTGCCTCCAAACTGAATAAATTGTGATTGACGGCTACAAATTGCTCTAGTTTCTCAAAGAAATTTAAAATATCTTGATGGTCATTTTGAGCATTAATTGTTACTAATCGTATAAACTCATCTCCTTGAAAAGTACCATAACCTACTAGTAACTCTGAGTGTTCGTACAATAACGTACAAATATCACGCGCAGGAATTCCCTTATAGTTAAAACAAATAGCAATCGAATTGTCATAACTATACATTTCGTAATCTTTATGATTACGAACATATTCACGAGCGGTATCTGCCAAGGCAAACTGATGATCTACAATTTTCTCTAAACCTGATGTTCCTACGCTTTTCCAAAGCGTCCAGAATTTTAGAGCATCGTTTCTTCGTCCGCATTGTAAAGACGTTTTTCCTAAATTAAATTCATCGTGATCTGTTTGATACAAATAACTAGCATCATTAGAGAAAGAATTGTATAGGTGCTTTTTATCTTTTGCAACTATAATGGAGCAAGACAATGGAGTGCCTATCATTTTATGTGCATTAAAACTAAACGAATCAACCAATTCGATTCCATCGATCAAATGCCTATACTTTTTGCTAAACAAGGTAGAGCCGCAGTACGCTCCATCAACGTGAAGCCACATATTATATTTTTTGCAAATTTCGCTCACAGGGCGAATTGGGTCAAAAGCTCCCAACACAGTAGTACCAGCAGTTAGGTTTACCATAATTGGGATGCCTCCATTTTGCACATCTTGCTCTATTTGTTCTTTCAAGCTAGTAACATCTAGTTCTCCTTTTTCGTTGGTAGGAATATAGCGAACATTGTCTCGACCTATCCCACAGAAAGCTGCGTTTTTAGGAATGCTATAATGCGATTCTTTTGAGGTATAAACCATCATTTTTTGTTGAACACCTTGATATTTCACAGTAGCAATGGCTGCATCTCTAGCCATCAACATAGACATAAAATTAGTCATAGACCCTCCTGGCACTAGAGTGCCGTCTGCATTTTTGTCCCAACCTATCATATCGCACACTTCTCTTAAGATAACCTTTTCTACCCCAATCTGTGGACCAGCCGCTTTATAAGTATACATGCTGTTATTCAAAATCACAGATAGCAATTCTCCTAAAATAGCTTTGTCATTTCTACCACCAAACAATTGATTAAAAAAGCCATTCGTTGCCGTTCTTGGCGAAGCAAAAACCAACTCCTTTACTATTTTTTCAAATTCATCTTCATCCAAAGGAGTATCCTTAAGCGATAAATCAAGTGTCTTAAATAGTTCAGAAGATGGGATATATTGAGTGACAGGATTTTCCTTTTCGTCCTTCAAGAGGTCATTTGTTATTCTTTGAAATAAATCAAGTGTATTTTTCATCAGAAAAAAGTTTAAATCACTAAAAAATTAAGTTTTTTTAGTGAAAATCAATTTAACTATTATTTTAGATTGGCAAATTTAGAAAAAATATCTGTTTTTTTTGCTATTTTTGGCGAAATGCAACTTTTAGTCAGCTACAAAAAAATTACAACTAATTTAATATGAATCATATCACTACTATTGCACAACTAACCCAAATTTTAGATCAAGCTTCTCCTGCTGAATGTTCAAAAATCATGAAAAGAATCAGGATAGATACCTCTGAATTGGAACATTGTGCAACATGGTCTGATCAATCTTACACCCGAAATTGTTTGGCTAGAAATAAAAAATATGAGTTAATTCTATTGTGTTGGGATATTGGAGCCAAAACACCAATACACGACCACGGTGGGAAAGATTGTTGGGTCTATCAAATACAAGGAACAATACAAGAAACTCGATACCAAGCATTCAATTTACGATTAAAAGAAACCCATCAGATGACATTATCTGCTCAAAAACTAACCTATATGAATGACAGCATGGGATATCATGCTCTAGAAAACATTGCCAACCAACGAGCAATGACACTTCACATCTATGTATCCCCGATTGATGTTTGCGAAGTATTTAATACACAAAAAGGTTGCTTTGAAACAAAAAAAATGTCTTACCATACCCATCAAGAAAAGAACACGAGTATGTTAGTTTCTTAAACAAATATTTTGTCTTTAGATTGCAAAACATTCTCTACTCACTTGCCTAATTTTTTTTCTTTTTGATTACCTTTAATAGTCGTTTGCAGTTTAAATAGTGATTTTCTACTGAAACTCAGACAAGTTTTACGGATTGTTCATCTAAAGAAAATATTTTACTATTAATGAATCAGATTGATTTAAAAATTCTTGATATGCTTCAAAGCAATTCTGGTAGAACAGCCAAAGAAATGGCAACAGAATTGTCTTTAACCACTACTCCCGTTTACGAACGCATCAAGAAATTAGAAAAAGCAGGATATATTAAACAATATGTTGCTTTGCTGAATACAGATTTGCTTCATAAAAACATTATTGTTTTTATGAACATCACTATCAAAGACCATTATAAAGAAGTACGAGATAAGTTCGTAAAAAGTATGGAATCTCTAGATGAAGTATCTGAGTTTTATCACACATCGGGAAGTTTTGACTTTTTGGCTAAAGTGAGGTTTGCAAATATTAAAGAGTATAGAGATTTTTTAGTCAATGAAGTTGCAGCTATTCGAAACATCAGCGACATTGATAGCCAAATTGTTTTAGAAGAAATCAAGTACTCGACAAAAGTCAAACTTAGCGGTTTGAACAAAGAAAAAGAATAGAAATTGGCAATTATCAATTGATTGAAAGTGGTTCAAGGTTGTTCTTGAGCCACTTTTTTTTTAACAGTTGTTTCAGCAATGTTCCCTAGACTCTAGAAATACTTGCTTCATATTCAATCTAGAAAAAGAAAATAAAACCCGAAAATAAAACAACAAGGTGCTAGGAGCCTAACTCCCAACACCGTTTTAATTCTAACCATAATACAGTCCTTTTTTACTACAAAGCTATTTGCGACTAAGTACTGTAATTATCGGTCTGTTCATTCTATCGGTGCATGATTGATCTTACTCAAATCTTCCAAAATATCAAAGGTATATTCTGTAATATCAGTTATACCAATGGCATTTAATCTTTTGATATGCATCTCTTTGTACTTAGTTAAATAATCTAAATTTTTGAACAAATAAGTTGACCCATAATGACTTGTCCCTTCTTCATGCGTCCATATTTT
It includes:
- a CDS encoding CHAT domain-containing protein, with translation MNSFNYFFTAIVALFLHVNASHAQTIQQPLQLSYIELDSLLPTYYNKGTYKKAIPIVQIAIKKAEKDFGRQDSVFANYIQWGGLLYTKIGQLDTALMLSIQAKNIHEKIFGKEHFKFALSLNNLAALYSEMGNVDLALPLLIQAKNIWAKARGTDHPDFAYALNNLALFHSDMGNFDLALPLLIQAKDIFKKALGEEHSQYAMSLNGLAFLYQNIGDVDSALPLLLQAKSIFKKTLGEEHPEFAVFLNNLANLYSEIGIFDLALPSLVQATNIFQKTLGKEHSKFALSLDNLANLHSSMGNFDLALPLLIQSKNIFQKTLGKKHTRFSMSLNNLVDLYLQMENFDLAWKVLQQAMNSSLGTSLKHTFSQEWSENVIATSFHSNEHIDNMITSLEHAYWFLEKDTRIEHRTSKQIIVADLAFTLLSKARNRVFNEKDKLRMLAKSDDWLQRSLHLLSPSKDNERAFHLSDQNKSVLLLQATRSENAYHLGELPKSLIRISKEILRKQSELQAKLMEKRSAKEKDSLLNELNQINQEISDFEKMLEEKFPKYHKLKYQPNDAKVSDIQSLLDKHTALLQYVISDSLVHIFLVDKQEVRWEKSLISRSKLKEQISILHNSLSTYTPMTQEEHAYQNYTQTAHWFYQHLIAPVLQNKPNICNLIVVSDGELGHLPFEVFLKTSASKTFIDYHNLDYLVNHYNISYNHSAALWRENKEAPTPMNNGQILAVAANYNIRLSSKTANTRLPSNQLLRKGLPPLPSARKEVETLQKQYRGFFAFDSIASEKIVKEKASEYAILHFAVHGILDNKRPVLSSLAFTEDNDSIESNFWQAHEISKMQLNANLVVLSACQTGYGKFEKGNGVASLARAFMYAGASALIVSLWQVNDYITSEIMKNLYKNLANGIPKDQALRQAKLQYMDSVEGSLAHPSFWSPFIMIGNTAPLSIKKKNNFTFYWGTGLLGLLLAAGLFLVKKSK
- a CDS encoding sodium/proline symporter, with translation MEISKLIALGLYVIILFLIGYFASRRVKSMSDFYVGGKNMGFWAVAFSARATGESGWLLIGLTGMGAISGLSTYWVVVGEVLGVAISWGLMAKRFKRKTDAYHAITIPDYLEEHFKAKTKTLRVLASTILSIFVIIYVSSQIDVTGKAFESMLGMNYYTGAILGFFIVLTYIFIGGFVAAVWSDLFQGLLMFFGLLLLPVVVYFSMDGSAGIINSLNSIDPALTNIWGTSDDVWMNVATMLGFAMIGLGFLGSPQVYVRFMSIKDEAEIDKGKWVAIIFTLLTDAAAVTIGILARILFTESGQDPELVLGNAGEDVLSIMTENFLPYVLVAIYVAVVLSAIMSTIDSLLIIASSAITRDFYQKIFNPEIPDEALTKISRRVTFLMAILALIIALVIAVNSPNRTVFWMVIFGWSGIAASFCPVIILSLFWKGYSEAGAIASMITGFLCVPFFKFVVANIAGIGPYFEKLDVLAPSFLIAMIVGWFFSKLYPKKELQEG
- a CDS encoding aminotransferase class V-fold PLP-dependent enzyme, whose translation is MKNTLDLFQRITNDLLKDEKENPVTQYIPSSELFKTLDLSLKDTPLDEDEFEKIVKELVFASPRTATNGFFNQLFGGRNDKAILGELLSVILNNSMYTYKAAGPQIGVEKVILREVCDMIGWDKNADGTLVPGGSMTNFMSMLMARDAAIATVKYQGVQQKMMVYTSKESHYSIPKNAAFCGIGRDNVRYIPTNEKGELDVTSLKEQIEQDVQNGGIPIMVNLTAGTTVLGAFDPIRPVSEICKKYNMWLHVDGAYCGSTLFSKKYRHLIDGIELVDSFSFNAHKMIGTPLSCSIIVAKDKKHLYNSFSNDASYLYQTDHDEFNLGKTSLQCGRRNDALKFWTLWKSVGTSGLEKIVDHQFALADTAREYVRNHKDYEMYSYDNSIAICFNYKGIPARDICTLLYEHSELLVGYGTFQGDEFIRLVTINAQNDHQDILNFFEKLEQFVAVNHNLFSLEATT
- a CDS encoding cysteine dioxygenase family protein — protein: MNHITTIAQLTQILDQASPAECSKIMKRIRIDTSELEHCATWSDQSYTRNCLARNKKYELILLCWDIGAKTPIHDHGGKDCWVYQIQGTIQETRYQAFNLRLKETHQMTLSAQKLTYMNDSMGYHALENIANQRAMTLHIYVSPIDVCEVFNTQKGCFETKKMSYHTHQEKNTSMLVS
- a CDS encoding Lrp/AsnC family transcriptional regulator, giving the protein MNQIDLKILDMLQSNSGRTAKEMATELSLTTTPVYERIKKLEKAGYIKQYVALLNTDLLHKNIIVFMNITIKDHYKEVRDKFVKSMESLDEVSEFYHTSGSFDFLAKVRFANIKEYRDFLVNEVAAIRNISDIDSQIVLEEIKYSTKVKLSGLNKEKE
- a CDS encoding monooxygenase — its product is MSKQKIWDLHLKYNGPITEEFIEGNKQLAESIAKEEGIIWKIWTHEEGTSHYGSTYLFKNLDYLTKYKEMHIKRLNAIGITDITEYTFDILEDLSKINHAPIE